A portion of the Neorhodopirellula lusitana genome contains these proteins:
- a CDS encoding WD40 repeat domain-containing serine/threonine protein kinase, translated as MPEFDDLFDKARNLSSEELHDFLARLTDEQRSKVQDQLLSTRDPESEPSTDTIIPDNDPYGTIEPNPNAPQQKPKFIPLHKRVRSKAPSVPSSIGPYKILQPIGEGGMGQVFMAEQQEPVKRRVALKIINTETPSDKVVARFEAERQALAMMDHQNIAKVLDAGITDDGRPYFAMELVKGIPITEYCDRNRLTASERLGLFMQTCRAIQHAHQKGIIHRDLKPSNVLVTLYDGNPVAKVIDFGLAKAINEQTQLTSRTLFTQYGQVVGTLEYMSPEQAELNALDVDTKTDVYSLGIIMYELLTGSTPIGRERLRSEAFDRILAIIREEEAPRPSARLSNSGDAIAGISEQRRTDPKKLSLILKGDLDWIAMKAIEKDRSRRYDGPAALADDVQRFLSDEPIEARPPTVGYRFNKAIRKHKAEFLTAAAIVGLLITGLFGTGLMWLRAVEAEEVAVVRAEAATKSKQLESMARAEAEKSRDRTKLAMGEARAAQVHAEQAFARSQFNAAKALFNSRQFSQCIESLSQVPEKYRHVEWYLARERFFGSEQVMEVFKPRLDMRDMLGGLGMLAVFDFRVVAFTADGSQIVASDPDTVHFLDAGSGKLRRAISIKELDSEIRDLEDEFGELFRDFDDQSGDTLSYDQDLGSMLSLGPLMLREEIVLSNEIVGPSRLSNVFGGQQVLNASGILGTGILLLEEGKATSLAATYSEFEDFSEFGFDDFGESDDFVGSFVRTAGVSLVTSGLGERVQIIDGQSAKLIQSLPFDEEFNALQADFSEDGTTVALLGWTSGDEGFEYKPASVEELEINAALGINRQTKSRWMQTKLLVWDLSSNEIVQSFVAPGKSHFLTGAAFDPSGTQIAVTDTTGAIRLYDWKSGELLRTLLGHTGPSNACFSPDGSRIASVGLDGTVRSWNLRTTDHALKLGSIKCLSLAFGPEGRNLALGCIDGTIRCWNVASRKFYKRLTPSDRPIDSVNWSPDGKLIASLSPSQRPIMSLFETGLIRSGDSQEFVAGRESGIDPSTPTQEDRSSQRTSALTWLFGLPANDWLFGSPTSIRVMGNRVVFSPDGTLFADTTNTVPRLLDPMTGKQVIILEDCGHEIQEFAFAPDGKSCAAISPQGKFSIWDVATGKQVVVAERPQLKSNQHFDRTSIHTFAYSPSGEIAFPSKTHSVEFYDPDLEKPLVTFEGHSDTVTTIAFSADGSRMVTGSLDNTIKIWDTSSQEELFSLPGHATHVRKVAISPDGGCIASLGDGGMVKIWDARSRAVAKDSDGGLRGNGITGGQTVDLVSDPRWRMKQVNRASESGNAYAEAFHLGWQCEEEGVTDELRQRLRSAIAKLSEEQRAHLPPFIEAYADKD; from the coding sequence ATGCCCGAATTTGACGATCTCTTCGACAAGGCGCGCAACCTAAGCAGCGAGGAGCTACACGATTTTTTGGCCCGCCTGACAGATGAACAGCGAAGTAAGGTCCAGGACCAGCTTCTATCGACACGCGATCCTGAGTCGGAACCTTCAACGGACACGATTATTCCCGACAATGACCCTTATGGAACGATTGAACCGAATCCGAATGCTCCACAACAGAAACCGAAGTTTATCCCACTGCATAAACGAGTGAGGAGCAAGGCGCCCTCGGTTCCGAGTTCGATTGGACCGTACAAGATCCTGCAACCCATCGGCGAAGGCGGAATGGGGCAGGTCTTCATGGCCGAGCAGCAAGAGCCGGTCAAACGTCGCGTCGCGTTAAAGATTATCAACACCGAAACGCCAAGTGATAAGGTCGTCGCACGCTTTGAGGCTGAGCGGCAAGCCCTTGCGATGATGGACCATCAAAACATTGCAAAGGTTCTCGATGCGGGAATCACCGATGATGGCCGACCTTACTTTGCGATGGAATTGGTCAAGGGTATCCCAATCACCGAATATTGCGACCGGAACCGTCTGACAGCGAGTGAGCGTCTTGGACTATTCATGCAAACCTGCCGAGCCATCCAACATGCGCATCAAAAGGGAATCATCCACCGAGATCTGAAGCCGTCCAATGTTTTGGTCACTCTGTATGACGGCAATCCAGTTGCAAAGGTGATCGACTTCGGACTCGCCAAAGCGATCAACGAACAGACGCAACTCACCAGCCGAACGCTATTCACACAGTATGGTCAGGTAGTGGGTACGCTCGAGTACATGAGCCCCGAACAGGCTGAACTGAATGCGCTCGATGTTGACACAAAAACAGATGTCTATTCACTCGGCATCATCATGTATGAATTGTTGACGGGCTCGACTCCCATCGGTCGTGAGCGTCTGCGATCAGAAGCCTTTGACCGCATTCTGGCCATCATCCGCGAAGAAGAAGCTCCTCGACCCAGCGCTCGTCTGAGTAACTCGGGAGACGCGATTGCTGGTATTTCTGAGCAGCGCAGGACCGATCCAAAGAAACTGAGCTTAATTCTCAAGGGCGACTTGGACTGGATCGCCATGAAGGCCATCGAGAAAGATCGTAGCAGGCGTTACGACGGCCCCGCGGCCTTGGCGGACGATGTTCAGCGGTTCCTAAGTGACGAACCAATCGAAGCCCGACCACCAACTGTTGGCTATCGCTTCAACAAGGCGATTCGCAAACACAAAGCTGAGTTCCTGACAGCGGCGGCAATTGTGGGATTGTTAATCACCGGATTGTTCGGAACGGGATTGATGTGGCTGCGTGCTGTGGAGGCTGAGGAGGTGGCGGTTGTCCGTGCGGAAGCCGCGACGAAGTCGAAACAATTGGAATCGATGGCAAGGGCTGAGGCAGAGAAGTCCAGAGATCGAACCAAGCTGGCGATGGGGGAGGCGAGAGCTGCGCAGGTCCATGCCGAGCAGGCTTTCGCTCGATCGCAATTCAACGCAGCGAAAGCCCTGTTCAACTCTCGACAATTCAGCCAGTGCATCGAGTCGCTCAGCCAGGTACCCGAAAAGTACCGGCACGTCGAATGGTATTTGGCGCGTGAGCGTTTCTTCGGTTCGGAACAGGTCATGGAGGTGTTTAAACCACGCCTTGATATGCGTGATATGTTAGGCGGTTTAGGAATGTTGGCTGTGTTTGATTTCCGAGTCGTTGCCTTCACGGCGGACGGTTCTCAGATTGTCGCCAGTGACCCTGACACGGTCCACTTTCTTGATGCTGGCAGCGGAAAACTGCGGCGAGCAATCTCTATAAAAGAGCTTGATAGCGAGATTCGTGACTTGGAGGACGAGTTTGGCGAGCTATTTCGTGACTTCGACGACCAGTCTGGCGACACACTTTCTTACGATCAAGACTTAGGGTCTATGCTTAGTCTGGGGCCATTGATGTTGCGCGAGGAAATCGTTTTGTCCAATGAAATTGTTGGTCCGTCTCGGTTGTCCAATGTCTTTGGTGGTCAACAAGTCCTGAATGCATCCGGGATTCTTGGAACCGGGATTCTGTTGCTGGAAGAGGGTAAAGCAACGTCGTTGGCCGCGACTTACAGCGAGTTTGAAGATTTCAGCGAGTTTGGGTTTGACGACTTCGGCGAGTCTGATGATTTCGTGGGATCATTTGTGAGGACAGCGGGGGTTTCCCTGGTGACAAGTGGTCTAGGCGAACGGGTTCAAATTATCGATGGGCAAAGTGCGAAGCTGATTCAGTCCCTTCCTTTCGATGAAGAATTCAACGCCTTACAGGCTGATTTCTCAGAAGACGGCACGACCGTGGCGTTACTGGGATGGACATCTGGCGATGAGGGGTTTGAGTATAAACCAGCGTCAGTTGAGGAGCTAGAAATCAACGCTGCTCTCGGCATCAATCGACAGACTAAGTCTCGCTGGATGCAAACTAAATTGTTGGTTTGGGATTTGAGCTCCAATGAAATTGTTCAATCCTTTGTTGCCCCCGGCAAAAGCCATTTCTTAACTGGTGCTGCATTTGATCCCAGCGGTACCCAGATCGCGGTGACGGACACGACCGGCGCGATTCGATTGTACGACTGGAAGTCAGGCGAACTGCTTCGGACGTTGCTTGGCCACACGGGCCCCTCGAACGCTTGTTTCTCACCCGACGGTTCGCGAATTGCTTCCGTTGGGTTGGATGGCACGGTCCGATCGTGGAACCTACGCACGACCGATCATGCTTTGAAACTCGGCAGCATCAAATGCCTTTCACTCGCATTCGGCCCCGAAGGCCGTAACCTAGCGCTGGGCTGCATAGACGGGACAATTCGCTGCTGGAATGTGGCTTCCAGAAAGTTCTACAAACGACTGACGCCCAGTGATCGGCCGATCGATTCGGTAAATTGGTCGCCAGACGGAAAGCTGATCGCAAGCCTGAGTCCCAGCCAGCGACCTATCATGTCGCTTTTCGAAACTGGACTTATACGCAGTGGGGATTCTCAAGAATTCGTTGCTGGTCGCGAGAGCGGCATCGATCCGAGTACGCCGACGCAGGAGGATAGAAGTAGCCAACGGACCAGTGCCTTGACCTGGTTATTTGGCCTACCAGCGAACGACTGGCTGTTTGGCTCACCAACCAGCATCAGAGTGATGGGCAATCGGGTCGTCTTTAGTCCTGACGGGACACTTTTTGCCGACACAACGAACACAGTGCCTCGCCTTCTGGATCCGATGACAGGCAAACAGGTTATTATCCTTGAAGATTGTGGGCATGAAATTCAAGAGTTTGCGTTCGCGCCGGATGGAAAGTCGTGCGCCGCGATTAGTCCGCAGGGAAAATTTTCCATCTGGGATGTGGCAACCGGAAAGCAAGTGGTAGTGGCGGAGCGGCCGCAGTTGAAGTCCAATCAACATTTCGATCGCACGTCGATCCATACGTTTGCGTATAGCCCCAGCGGTGAGATCGCTTTCCCCTCGAAAACGCATAGCGTGGAGTTTTACGATCCTGATTTGGAGAAGCCGTTAGTCACGTTCGAAGGGCATTCGGATACCGTCACAACGATCGCCTTCTCGGCCGATGGAAGTAGGATGGTGACTGGGTCGCTTGATAACACCATTAAGATTTGGGACACGAGCAGTCAGGAAGAACTGTTTTCTTTGCCAGGTCACGCAACGCATGTGCGGAAGGTTGCCATCAGTCCAGACGGTGGCTGCATCGCCTCGCTTGGCGATGGCGGCATGGTCAAGATTTGGGATGCGAGATCTCGAGCTGTTGCGAAGGATTCTGATGGTGGGTTACGGGGCAATGGGATCACGGGAGGGCAAACAGTAGATCTCGTCTCCGACCCGCGTTGGAGAATGAAGCAAGTCAACCGAGCCTCTGAGAGCGGCAACGCCTACGCGGAGGCATTTCATCTTGGTTGGCAGTGCGAGGAAGAAGGCGTCACCGATGAGCTTCGACAGCGACTTCGATCAGCCATCGCTAAGCTGAGCGAGGAGCAGCGGGCACATCTGCCCCCATTTATCGAGGCTTACGCTGATAAAGATTGA